DNA sequence from the Microcoleus sp. FACHB-68 genome:
CGGATTGGATAATTAAGTTATAAATATGAGGTAGCTGTTAAGCCAATACAGATTAACGCAGTAAATCTTTAATAATTCACTGTTTCATTCATATAGAAGAATACTTAACTAGCTTACGAACTCAAAACTCTTTGAAATTTAAGTTGATAAACAAAAGTTTAAAAAATTATGATTGTAGCGCTCACGGGTGAAATCGGCTTTATCGGTAAGCGTTTAGGTTTATTTAAACATTTGGCAGAAAGAGATACAATGTGGGTTTTGAGGCGCCGTCCTCCAACCAACTGTTAGCGGAGCACCCAAATACCACTCGCTATATCAAGAATTGATGCGTTGACAAATCAGTGTGTGTACTCTAATGAGAAAATTGAGCGGAAACTAGGGTATAGTCATGTAGTTTCAATTGAAGATGGATTGCGTTAGTTGGTAGAGAATTGGAAACAGAAGGTTCATGAGTAAAAGAAAAAAAGTTTGCATCATAGTCTCTAGCGGTGAGAAAACCATGAAATGGTTTTTATTAGATCACATTAGAGCGCTGAGTTACAAATATGATGTAACTGTTATGGCAAACACAAGTAATTTTGACTTTATTGATCCAATGGATATTAAAGTTAATACACTTTCTAATTATATTGAACGAAAAATTTCCATAGTTAAAGATATTAAAGCACTACTGCATTTATTACAAGTTTTTTCTCAATATAAATTTGATGTAGTTCATTCTGTTACGCCTAAAGCTGGTTTGTTGGCAATGATGGCTGCTGCGTTTACGCAGGTTCCAATCAGAATACATACATTTACCGGCCAAATTTGGGTGACTCGATCGGGTCTATCCAGACAGATATTCAAAAATTTAGATAAAGTAATAGCTTTCTGTTCAAGTAATATTCTTGTAGACAGCCTATCTCAACAGCATTTTTTAATCACTGAAAATGTTGTTAAACCAAACCAATCAATGGTTTTAGGGAAAGGGTCTATAAGTGGAGTGGATACATTACGGTTTTCGCCAAATAAAAGTGTGAGAAGTGAAATTAGAAATAATTTAAAAATTGCTGAATCAACTACAGTTTTTTTGTTTTTAGGTAGACTCACTCGGGATAAAGGAATTCTAGATCTCGTTCAAGCTTTTGTTAAACTTTGTCAAATCAGAGAGGAGGTTCACTTGTTAATTGTTGGGCCTGATGAAGAAGAGATATTGCCGGCAATTAAACAGCAATATGAGACTTTTTCTCACAAAATAACTTTTGTTGACTACACGAATGTACCAGAGCATTATATGGCTGCATCAGATATTTTATGTTTGCCAAGTTACCGGGAAGGATTTGGTAGCGTGATTATAGAGGCAGCAGCCGTTGGGCTTCCCGCAATCGGCTCAAAAATTTATGGCATAACGGATGCGATTGAAGAAAACATCACTGGCTTGCTTCATGAACCAGCCGATGTAGAGTCACTTTTTGAAAAAATGCTACAGTTAACAGATGATATCTCTTTGAGAGAACAGATGGCAGATAATGCTCATAAAAGGGCGATTGAGGAATTTCCGAAAGAGAAAATAACGAATGCTCTAGTAGATTATTATGAGTCTTTAGTGTCCAATCTTTGACAAATTGCAGTTGTAGAGTTAAATCATTAATTAATGAAGCTTCTGATTACTGGAGCCGCCGGCATGACAGGTTCTTTATTTATAGAGCGTCTTGCCGCATCCCAAAATGATATTAAAATCCTTTGTTTGGTACGCCCCACCACTGATACTCGCTCTCTTCAAAACTTAAAAGCAGATATTAGCTATTTCACAGGTGACAGTTCTACAAGCCAAACCTGGGATGAATTGCTCACTGTGCATAAGCCAGAAACAATTATCCAAATTGCTTCAATAAGGCATATCCCGATTATTCTTGAGAGTTTGAAAAAAGCTGGACAGACGCCCCGATTGATCGTCATTGGCACCACCGGCATATATTCTCAATACAATCACTATTCAGCGATTTACAAAGATATTGAAACTCAACTGGCACAGTATCCAGGTTCTTCCTGTTTACTACGCCCCACAATGATATACGGTTCGCACCGCGATCAAAACCTGCACAAGCTGATCGTTTTTTGTAACCGCTATGGCTTTTTCCCAGTTTTTGGCTCAGGTAATTGTCTCCTACAACCTGTCCATGCGGATGATTTAGCTCAAGCGATTCTTGCTGCCTTGCAACGCCCAGAAATCCAAGGTGCTTACAATCTTTCTGGTGGCAGTGTCGTGGCATTCCGAGAACTTTTAGCGTTAGTTGCTAAACTGATTGGCAAGCCGGTTCGACAAATTTCCTTCCCACTTAACTTGGGTATATGGTTCGCTACAAGGTTGGAAGGAGTCTTAGGGCAACGTTCCCCTGTCAGGCGCGAACAGATCCTGCGATTACAAGAAGATAAAGCCTATCCTCACGATGCTGCTCAACAGGATCTCAACTTTTTCCCTCGAACTCTGGAAGTTGGACTGCAGCAGGAGGTAGAGTTACTGCGTAGCCAAGGAATTATTTGAGGATTCTCATGTACCTCATACTGGTATTGGCCAGTTTTCTACTTAGCCTGCTGAGCGTTGCCCTGATTAAGCAACGTTTCAACCAACAGCTGCTCGATATCCCCAATGAGCGTAGTTCTCACACCCAGCCGACACCACGCGGCGGCGGTTTGGGGTTTATTATTGCATTCGCACTCACAAGTGGGAGTGCCGCGATTTTAGCTCGCTATTTTCCCGACTCATTTCACAACCAACTGATCTACCCAAATTTAAGTTGGTTATGGTTAATTCTCACACCCCTAGCTATTGTTGGCATTATAGATGACCAACGCGGTGTGCCCGCCGGCTTGCGATACTTAGTACAACTGGCGGTATCTGCCATCGCTGTTGCGTGTTTTGGCGCTTTTTTTCTACCTTGGCTTACCGATTTCGGGATGATCGGTCAAATGGCAGCAATCGCCGGCACCTGTATCGGCATGACTGCCCTGATTAACTTTTACAACTTTATGGATGGCCTTGATGGTCTGGTTGCCGGTGTTAGCGCAGTTCAACTGAGCTTCTTAGCTATCTACCTGAATCAGCCGATACTTTGGCTTCTTGTTGCTGCACTACTGGGATTTCTGTGGTGGAATTGGTCTCCCGCTAAAATTTTCATGGGTGATGCCGGCAGCACAGTTTTAGGTGCGATTATTGCAACTTCCCTGTTAAACACCCACAGTGACCCAATTCCAGCTTGGTCAGCCATCGCCATTACCCTCCCCCTCGTCGCTGATGCTATCTACACCCTCACTCGCCGTTTGATACGCCGCGAAAATATCTTCAAGGCTCATCGCACTCATTTATATCAACGATTACAGCAGTCTGGCTGGTCTCATGCACAAGTGGCTAGTGCATACATCGCCATCACACTGCTCGTTGCCTGTAGTATTTATTATCTGGGTTCTGCTGGAGCATGGCTGAGCTTAGTTAGTGTTGCAGGAAGCATTATTTTAGGAGAAATTTACTTACGAATCCACTCATCTGTGAGCAAATAATCACCCTATTAAGTTTTGTCGAAATTTGATCAAAAATGCGCCAGCGCAACAATGAAGTGCATCGTAGATCAAGGCTTTTCAAACTATTTTTTGAGGAAGTTATTAAAAACTAAGCAGGTTGCCACTAAAAGTACAGGAGAACCGAATTAGGGTGGTAAAGCTGTTAAAATCCCCCCAACAAGGTTGAGATGGGGGGAGCCAAAGCGATGAAATTAAAGTGGTATTAGAAAGCCCCTAGGGATTATTTAGGCTATCTGTTGTAATCATTTTGCGAAAGTCGGTTCAGGCATTTCCACCGGCGCACCATCTTGAACTAAGGAAGGCTGCGGTTTCCCTTGCAAGAAGTTGCCGGCCATTGCCAACATCGCATTTATCTTGCGAGTGCGCCACTCATCAATCAGTGGCTGAACACCGGCAGCCGAAAGCCGACGCTGCATTGCTTCATACAGATAAGCAGCATGGCCGGTTTCATCGTTAGCAACGCTGAGCATTCCCTTCTTAAGATTGGCGCTATGGAGATCGTCATCCGGCAGGACGTTTGCCATCCGTGCGAAATCTTTGCTGGCATCAAGTTCCAGAATATATGTGCTGGCCATAAACACGTTCCAGTCAATATTCTCAGGCTTGAGCTGCGCTTGATCGTAACCCTCAAAATAAGCGGCAAAGAAGGGACTGCGCTTGGGTTTGTCTTGCTTGTCAGTTTCTGCCGGTTTGGGCAAATTCTTGAAGTCAATCACTTGCTTGTTGAGCTGTTTTAGGGCGTGGGCAAAAATTTGACCGTGACGCTTTTCGTCAGCCGCATGGCGAGCCAATTTTTCCGCAAGCCACGCATCGCCTTCATCGGCAGCTCGTTTTGAGAGTGTTTCTAAGAAGGGAACTGAGCCGGATTCTGCCAATTGTAGCCCTGCTAGGGTATTGGGTCGAGTCAGAGGATCTCGTAAATTGCGGGCAGAAATATAGGCGACAGCACCAGAACCCACAAGATGCAGGACATGGGTAAAGAAATTCATAAAAAACCTTTATTGCTCCAAGGATGAGCTGCAGATGTGATTCTCTTCTTAATTTAGAAAATTCTTTGAAAAAAAACATCCCATTTGCCAAGTAATTTACAGCAGATTTAAATCTCTTCCTTTAGATTGATTTTTCTAAAGTTTACCTGTACTAAAAAGTCAAAACTTCTTGTCAATCTTCCCTTGGTCAAGCTTCGTAATAGCCCTAGCTGCTAAAATTTCCCTTTTCCTGTTAATTAGCCAGCGCTTGCTCGCCACCTATTTCAATGCAGTCTAAAATTATCACAGAGCTAATTTTTTCGTGGCCAATCCAACCATTATTTCAAACTTTAAATAAAACTTTGTCTAAAAAACTAAAAAAAGACTTTAAAATCTCACAGACAAATCCATAAAACCGTTAACTGCATATTCTGTTTGATTTATCTGCGGTAAAAAAAAAGAATTTTTCCAAAAGTCTATCAAGCTTTAATAAATAGCAATAACTTTTAAACACCCAACCAAAAATCAGATAATTTAGTCAACACGCCTGAAGCTCGAAATTTCAAACCGGCGATGGAACGGATAGACTGATAAAAAACCTCTTACCCCCGCTATTGAATGTCTCGGTCTGAGAGTCCTTGCCTCAGCATTTGCATCGCCCGCCTAAAAGCCACTGCCTCGGCAGAACACTTTGCTATCTGGGTTCTCAAAGCGCCTTATCCCGGTGGATACGTCCATCACGATTGTATGTGGCCGGCAGACTTGAGCCAGACTTGGTACGCTTGGCAACAGCTATTTTCCCTGGAGAGTATACCCTTGCCAGTTGCGGCCACCCAGCCGGCTACAGTAATTCCTGCCATTCCCCTAGCATCTGCCGGCCAAACAAGCAGTTACAGCGCACGCCTGATGCAACAGCTGGGGTTAAGCCTCTGGCAGTGGCTATTTGCCGGCATCATCCAAAACAGTTTTGCCCAAAGCCGAGGCATTGCCATTGGACAGGATAAACCCC
Encoded proteins:
- a CDS encoding glycosyltransferase, which gives rise to MSKRKKVCIIVSSGEKTMKWFLLDHIRALSYKYDVTVMANTSNFDFIDPMDIKVNTLSNYIERKISIVKDIKALLHLLQVFSQYKFDVVHSVTPKAGLLAMMAAAFTQVPIRIHTFTGQIWVTRSGLSRQIFKNLDKVIAFCSSNILVDSLSQQHFLITENVVKPNQSMVLGKGSISGVDTLRFSPNKSVRSEIRNNLKIAESTTVFLFLGRLTRDKGILDLVQAFVKLCQIREEVHLLIVGPDEEEILPAIKQQYETFSHKITFVDYTNVPEHYMAASDILCLPSYREGFGSVIIEAAAVGLPAIGSKIYGITDAIEENITGLLHEPADVESLFEKMLQLTDDISLREQMADNAHKRAIEEFPKEKITNALVDYYESLVSNL
- a CDS encoding NAD(P)-dependent oxidoreductase, which translates into the protein MKLLITGAAGMTGSLFIERLAASQNDIKILCLVRPTTDTRSLQNLKADISYFTGDSSTSQTWDELLTVHKPETIIQIASIRHIPIILESLKKAGQTPRLIVIGTTGIYSQYNHYSAIYKDIETQLAQYPGSSCLLRPTMIYGSHRDQNLHKLIVFCNRYGFFPVFGSGNCLLQPVHADDLAQAILAALQRPEIQGAYNLSGGSVVAFRELLALVAKLIGKPVRQISFPLNLGIWFATRLEGVLGQRSPVRREQILRLQEDKAYPHDAAQQDLNFFPRTLEVGLQQEVELLRSQGII
- a CDS encoding glycosyltransferase family 4 protein; amino-acid sequence: MYLILVLASFLLSLLSVALIKQRFNQQLLDIPNERSSHTQPTPRGGGLGFIIAFALTSGSAAILARYFPDSFHNQLIYPNLSWLWLILTPLAIVGIIDDQRGVPAGLRYLVQLAVSAIAVACFGAFFLPWLTDFGMIGQMAAIAGTCIGMTALINFYNFMDGLDGLVAGVSAVQLSFLAIYLNQPILWLLVAALLGFLWWNWSPAKIFMGDAGSTVLGAIIATSLLNTHSDPIPAWSAIAITLPLVADAIYTLTRRLIRRENIFKAHRTHLYQRLQQSGWSHAQVASAYIAITLLVACSIYYLGSAGAWLSLVSVAGSIILGEIYLRIHSSVSK
- a CDS encoding ferritin-like domain-containing protein, with the protein product MNFFTHVLHLVGSGAVAYISARNLRDPLTRPNTLAGLQLAESGSVPFLETLSKRAADEGDAWLAEKLARHAADEKRHGQIFAHALKQLNKQVIDFKNLPKPAETDKQDKPKRSPFFAAYFEGYDQAQLKPENIDWNVFMASTYILELDASKDFARMANVLPDDDLHSANLKKGMLSVANDETGHAAYLYEAMQRRLSAAGVQPLIDEWRTRKINAMLAMAGNFLQGKPQPSLVQDGAPVEMPEPTFAK